Genomic window (Blattabacterium cuenoti):
TACAAAAATTAACTTTTGGAATTGTTTCTATTTACTTAGTCAAGAAAAAATAAATAATAGAAATTTATTTTAACAATTTTTAACTAAAATATTTTTTCATAATGATCAAGTATTTATCTGGATATTTTACATCTGCATTTCTTAAAAAAAGAATTAAGAGTATAGAATTTTTTATGCGTTATCCAATAGAAATACAAAATCAATTAATCAATAAATTGGTTTTTTACGCAAAAAATACCGAATTTGGAAAAAAATATGGATTTTGTGATATCAAAAAATATCAGCAATTTTCCGAAAGAATTCCTATATGTAAATACTCTGATTTACAATTTATTATAAAAAGAATTCGTCATGGAGAGAAAAATATATTATGGCCAGGGAAAGTCATATGGTTCGCAAGATCCTCTGGAACAACTAATACAAGAAGTAAATATATTCCTATCACCAGGTTGTCAATGGATACATGTCATTATAAAGCAGGAAAAGATATGTTGTCTATCTATATTCATAATCATCCAAAAACAAAAATTTTTTTCGGAAAAGCTGTTCGTTTAGGAGGAAGTTATGAATTACATAAAAAATATAACACCTTTTATGGTGATTTATCTTCCATTTTAATTAAAAATATGCCTTTTTGGGTAGAAAATATTTGTGTTCCTAGAAAAAAAATAGCTTTAATGAGTGAATGGGAAAAAAAATTAGAAAACATAGTAAAAGAAACAGGATATAAAGATGTTAGAATTTTGTTAGGTGTTTGTTCATGGTTATTGATCTTTTTAAATAAATTGTTAAAAGAGTTTGACAAAAAAAAAATAAATGAAATATGGCCTAATATAGAGGTAATATTTCATGGAGGAGTGAGTTTAAGGCCTTATATTTACCAATATAAAAAATTATTTGACAAATCTATAAATTATTACGATGTATACAGTGCGTCAGAAGGTTTTTTCGCTATACAAGATCAAAAAAATGTTGAAGATCTATTATTATTATTAAATCATGGTATATTTTATGAATTTATTCCTGCAGAAGAAATAGATCATGCGGATCCTAAAATATTTCCTATTGATAAAGTAGAATTAAATAAAAATTATGCACTTGTCATTTCTACTAATGCAGGATTATGGAGGTATATAGTTGGAGATACTGTTAGGTTTACTAGTTTATCTCCATATCGAATTTCTATTTCAGGAAGAACGACTCATTACATTAATTCTTTCGGGGAAGAATTAATTGTTGAAAATGCAGAAAAAGCTTTGAATAAAGCATGTATACAAACAAATTCTATTATTCATGAATATACAGCGGGCCCTGTATATATGAATCAAAAAAATTCTGGAGCCCATGAATGGATTATAGAATTTGAAAAAAAACCGAAAAATTTATGTGATTTTAGGAATATTTTGGATAATGAATTAAAATCTTTGAATTCAGATTACGAAATTAAACGATACAAAAATATGGTTTTAGGTCCTCCTATCATATATGTAGCTAGAAATGGTTTATTTTATGATTGGCTAAAAAAATATAAAAAATTAGGGGGACAAAATAAAGTCCCTCGTTTATCCAATGATAGAAAATACATTAATTCCATTCTAGAAATGGAAAATAATAAAGAATAATTTAAAAAAAATATTTTTAACTTTATAGTTTCATTATGACAGTAGAAAAAAAAAAAGAAATATTCAAAACTTATGGAACATCTGTTTACGATACGGGTTCTTCTAAAGTTCAGATTGCTTTGTTCACTTATCGGATCAATCATTTAAATAATCATCTTAAAAATAATAGAAAAGATTTTAACACGGAAAGAGCTTTAGTTAAGATGGTGGGAAAAAGAAAAAAATTGCTAAAATATATAGAAAAACATGATATCAATAGTTATAAAAATATAATTAAACATTTAGGGTTAAGAAAATAATATTAATAAAATATTTCTATAGTTTTTATATAGAAAATAAAAAATATGTCAGATATAGTAAAAGAAATCATATCTATGAAAGATGGTCGTACTATCATAATAGAAACAGGAAGATTAGCAAAACAAGCGGATGGAGCAGTTATAGTACGAGAAAAAAATACAATGCTTTTAGCAACTGTGGTAGTATCTAAGGAAACAAGAAATGAAATCAATTTTTTACCCTTAACAGTTGATTATAGAGAAAAATATTCTGCTGGAGGAAAAATTCCTGGAGGGTTTATAAAAAGAGAGGGAAGACCTTCTGATGAAGAAATTTTAACAATGAGATTAGTAGATCGTGTTTTAAGACCAACATTTCCAGATTCTTTTAAAAAAGAAATACAAATTATGATTTCGTTACTTTCATATGATAAAACTGTTTTGCCTGATGGGTTAGCCGGATTAGCTGCGTCTACAGCTTTATCAGTAGCAGGAGTTCCTTTTAATGGCCCTATATCAGAAATACGTATTATACGTTTAAATGGAAAATTTTTTATTAATCCTAGCTTAGATCAGTTAAAAAAAGCGGACATAGATTTGATAGTAGGAGCTTCAAATCATTCTATTATTATGATAGAAGGGGAAATGAAAGAAATAAAAGAAAATGAATTTTTGGAAACTATAATTAAAGCTCATAAAGCAATCAAACTTCAAATTGAAGCTCAACTACGTTTAGTTGAGAAACTATCAAACAATCGTACTTTTTTATTTGATGATAAAAAATCAATGAATTCTTCTGAAAAAAATAAAATATTAAAAAAAGAACTTTTTTTATTTTCACATGAAAAAATTGAAAAAATTTATCAAAATTGTCTGGACAAAAAAACTAGATCTATTCAAGAAAAAATTGTACTAAACGATTTTAAAAAAAATTTTTTAACAGAAGAAGAAATAGAGAAAAAAGAAACTTTTATAGACCAATTTTTTGAAGATATTAGAAAAAAAATAATCAGAAATTTAATTTTAAGGAAAGGGATTCGATTGGATGGTCGAACTAGTGAACAAATACGTTCAATATCTAGTTTTGTTGATTACTTACCTGGAGTGCACGGTTCAGCTTTATTCTCAAGAGGAGAAACTCAGTCTTTAACTACAGTTACATTAGGATCATCTTTAGATGCTAACAGAATTGATAATGTTATTATGGAAAATCATGAAAAATTCTATTTACATTATAATTTTCCACCTTTTTCTACAGGAGAAATACGTTCTATAAGAGGAGTTTCTAGACGTGAAGTCGGTCATGGAAATTTAGCTCAACGTGCATTAAAAAATATTATTCCCAGTACCACCCCATATACAATTCGTGTTGTTTCGGATATTCTAGAATCTAATGGATCGTCTTCTATGGCTACAGTTTGTGCTGCCAGTTTAGCATTAATGGATGCTGGAATCCCTATCAAAAATCCTGTTTCCGGAATTGCTATGGGATTGTTTATGGAAAATGAAAAAAAAGTTATTATATCTGACATAATAGGAGAAGAAGATCATTTCGGCGATTTAGATTTTAAAGTAACAGGAACTAAATATGGGATTACAGCTTGTCAAATGGATGTGAAAACAATACAAGGAGTTACATACGATTTGCTGAATCAAATTTTAATACAAGCTCTAGAAGGTCGTATTTTTATTTTAAAAAGAATGTTAGAAGCCTTACCTGAATATAGAAAAAAAATGAAACCTAATGCTCCCAAAATATATACTTTTAACATCCCAAAATATTTTATAGGTTCAGTTATAGGTCCTGGTGGAAAAGTCATTCAAGAAATACAGTCATGTACAAACACGAATATACTCATTGAAGAAAAAGGGGACTTAGGTTACATTGAAATTATCGGAAAAGATGATGAAAAAATAGAGAT
Coding sequences:
- a CDS encoding GH3 auxin-responsive promoter family protein; protein product: MIKYLSGYFTSAFLKKRIKSIEFFMRYPIEIQNQLINKLVFYAKNTEFGKKYGFCDIKKYQQFSERIPICKYSDLQFIIKRIRHGEKNILWPGKVIWFARSSGTTNTRSKYIPITRLSMDTCHYKAGKDMLSIYIHNHPKTKIFFGKAVRLGGSYELHKKYNTFYGDLSSILIKNMPFWVENICVPRKKIALMSEWEKKLENIVKETGYKDVRILLGVCSWLLIFLNKLLKEFDKKKINEIWPNIEVIFHGGVSLRPYIYQYKKLFDKSINYYDVYSASEGFFAIQDQKNVEDLLLLLNHGIFYEFIPAEEIDHADPKIFPIDKVELNKNYALVISTNAGLWRYIVGDTVRFTSLSPYRISISGRTTHYINSFGEELIVENAEKALNKACIQTNSIIHEYTAGPVYMNQKNSGAHEWIIEFEKKPKNLCDFRNILDNELKSLNSDYEIKRYKNMVLGPPIIYVARNGLFYDWLKKYKKLGGQNKVPRLSNDRKYINSILEMENNKE
- the rpsO gene encoding 30S ribosomal protein S15, with protein sequence MTVEKKKEIFKTYGTSVYDTGSSKVQIALFTYRINHLNNHLKNNRKDFNTERALVKMVGKRKKLLKYIEKHDINSYKNIIKHLGLRK
- a CDS encoding polyribonucleotide nucleotidyltransferase, which translates into the protein MSDIVKEIISMKDGRTIIIETGRLAKQADGAVIVREKNTMLLATVVVSKETRNEINFLPLTVDYREKYSAGGKIPGGFIKREGRPSDEEILTMRLVDRVLRPTFPDSFKKEIQIMISLLSYDKTVLPDGLAGLAASTALSVAGVPFNGPISEIRIIRLNGKFFINPSLDQLKKADIDLIVGASNHSIIMIEGEMKEIKENEFLETIIKAHKAIKLQIEAQLRLVEKLSNNRTFLFDDKKSMNSSEKNKILKKELFLFSHEKIEKIYQNCLDKKTRSIQEKIVLNDFKKNFLTEEEIEKKETFIDQFFEDIRKKIIRNLILRKGIRLDGRTSEQIRSISSFVDYLPGVHGSALFSRGETQSLTTVTLGSSLDANRIDNVIMENHEKFYLHYNFPPFSTGEIRSIRGVSRREVGHGNLAQRALKNIIPSTTPYTIRVVSDILESNGSSSMATVCAASLALMDAGIPIKNPVSGIAMGLFMENEKKVIISDIIGEEDHFGDLDFKVTGTKYGITACQMDVKTIQGVTYDLLNQILIQALEGRIFILKRMLEALPEYRKKMKPNAPKIYTFNIPKYFIGSVIGPGGKVIQEIQSCTNTNILIEEKGDLGYIEIIGKDDEKIEIAINKIKQIAFVPELGKIYKAKVKSIKDFGAFVEISKGVEGLLHISEIGWKRLNNIEEEFRIGDIIDVKFMGMDEKNKKMKLSRKVLLPRPGKKNESKEKI